GATCCAACTTGCCTATATGGCTAATGGGGATCTTCGGGCTTATCTTACAAAGAACCGACCTTCTCCTCAGCTTCAACTTGCGTGGTTCTACCAGATGTCTCGAACTCTTGCTTTTATCCATGAGAGATGTGTACTCGTCGCAGATATCGCCAGCCGGAATTTCCTTCTCGACTCCGCTCTATCTCTTAAATTCTGCGACTTCGCAGAagcatctcttcttccattaGATTCTAATATGGAGACTGTAGATGATAATGGATTTACAACTCGAATTGACATCGGCCTTCTTGGAGCAGTCATGTATGAAATTGTCACAGGCAATGAGTGCGAAATCGACCTTTTCAAAGATAACTCACCTACCGATGGTCGAGCTTATTGGCCAGAAAGGAGGCATCTACCAATAACTCAAGATGTTCCGTTTGGTTGGATCATTGAAGGCTGCTGGGACGGCACATTTTGTACCGCCCATCACCTTCTACGAGCATTGGATTCTGTCGACCTGCTCTGTCCGCCAATCACTCCCTCACGCACTGCTTAAATCCTTATTTCGATCAGGGATTATGTCACCGAGCGGCCTATCATAACAATCATTGGTATATTCGGCCTAGCATTTACCCTGATCGCCAGCAAAAGAAAGTTTTGATAGTCCGAGCCTTCAGCAATCTTTTTTTAATGCAATTTTTTTCTGATTtctgtttttgtttttgtgaTTAATTTTCTTTGTATTATCATGCCACATTGTTGCTAACGTTTTGGAGAGTATTTTTAGCCAAAATCTGATCATTTAATTCCATTTTTGCGTGTACCTCGCTCAACTTTGATCCAATCAATCGTTCAAAGTCGGACAAGTTCAGTCAAGATCATGTTGGACAACAATACATAAGTCTGGGTTTAGACCACCTGTGCAATGACATTGTTATATTATTGCAATTGCAGAAATCTTGCTTTATCGAGACTAGCCATAGCGATGGTCTATCCTGCGAGCCTCCTCTCCTTTGAGCTATGGTAgggagtttttttttactagTATGCAACAATAGCTAATTTCAACAACAGGAATCGGGGCGCATACGACACAACCGGGgtcaaaaagaaaacaaagaatgAAAACAAAACTCTCATAGCGCCGATTGGTGTTCTTATGAGCGATCAATGATGTTGATGTCGAACTCACCATCGGTTGCGGAGGCCGGGGGCTCATCCCCTAAACATCCCAGCCCCCGGAGTGTATTGTGGACATCCTCAACCCAAGGATTAAGAATTTCTAACTGATATTTCTGGATTTGTTCCACAGTACTTTTAGACGGTTAGAATCCCTATAGCAACTGTAATGAAAGGAGATAGTGTCACTCACGACCTCAATGCATCTAATCTGAGTTGATGTTAGAACAAGTAAGCAGTAGAAAAGAAGATTAAAAAAGACAGATTGAGGACTCACTCCAACTTCATAGCTTCTTGCTGCGACCGCTGTGACTCGACCAAGAACTTTGCCCAGTGCGCCGTCTCTAGGGCCTCATTTATCTCGAGCACTGATGTTGCAATGGAGTGCGCCGAGGACAAACCCGACGACATGCTTGGGGGCGCAGATACGTCCTCCTTGATTGGTGGGAGCGGAGGGAAGGAGAGAAGATTTTCTGGCCCTTCATTATTGTTCACTGGAACAAGAGTTGGATCACAAAAAGAATTAAACGGCGCAATGTCGGGTATTTCCTCCAAGTTGCCAAGAAAAGTTTCAAACGGTTCAATATCGCTACTTTGGCTCAGGCCTTCCAAAAGGCGCTCAAATTGTTCGTCGGTGAAACTTGCCATAGTTGATGTTGAAATAGGTAGTTGAGTACTAGTCGAGTAGTGTCAGATCGTGCTGTGCTCTGTCTTTTAAATCTTATCGAACCACGATTTACTAGCCACTGTGCAGCAAAGATCGTGGTACTCAAAGCGGTCCCTTCCTGAGTCTAACATACCGCGAACATGAGTCCTTTATGCATTTCAGGTTCATCACATTCGATCACATGCATCGCTTATCACGTCTCGCCACTCTTAAAGATCAAGCGCTTCCATAAGTGGCTTCCCAAAATCCGTCCGCGCACTTTCACCTTCGGAGAATGCCAGCCCCCCCTCCACCCGGAAAAAATTACGGAATTATCTCGAATTGCCAACGGTACGAGCTATTGATATCAATGATATATTGTAGTGTCTGATTTATCTTAGATATGGAGTCGGCATACCCACTAAGCGAGTTTCGATCTCTACAACGAGCGTACGTGGAAGACCTGAAAACCATTGATGAGTTAAAGAAGCAAAATCAATATCTCCGCCAAACTTTGAAAGAATATAACGCAGCACTCTCGCGATGCTTGGCTGCCCTTGAGAAAAATCAGAAGTAATCTCATATGTCTGCATGCTTCCTTTTTCTCAGCCGCCCGGCTTGTTGTCCTTCACACATAGGACAACCCCTCCGGGATGAGTCTACACGATGATCGAGAGACCCAAAACTCCACTCAAGCCCCTGTTGTTCGGCAAACCACTGTATCTTGTTTGGAAAGGCACTAAGGCGGTGTTGCTCGCCACCAAACCGTAGTGATAGCGTGATCGTATCTTTTACGTCACGGACAATGAATCGCACTGGTCGGAAATATCGATCGCAATATTGGCAAATATCATCCGTAGTAAGTTGAAGGCCTAAGTTAATAGCATCCTTATAGAATTCTTTAGGCGTGGATATCTTGTCGAGACATTGAATAACATCTCGCGCTGGAGCACGGCAGCGAATCGAACCGACACATTGCAACAGACCTGAAAAGTATTTCGGCTTAGTATCcaagcaaaagaagaa
Above is a window of Penicillium digitatum chromosome 2, complete sequence DNA encoding:
- a CDS encoding kinase-like domain-containing protein, whose protein sequence is MPSPFLDKQGNSIPQENIIGSGNTAVVLLQNGVAVKTPVRYVWSSDSDVQVNVQSVRREQDIYLRLQSPRDDGSSGIVRCIGVSTEAIQLAYMANGDLRAYLTKNRPSPQLQLAWFYQMSRTLAFIHERCVLVADIASRNFLLDSALSLKFCDFAEASLLPLDSNMETVDDNGFTTRIDIGLLGAVMYEIVTGNECEIDLFKDNSPTDGRAYWPERRHLPITQDVPFGWIIEGCWDGTFCTAHHLLRALDSVDLLCPPITPSRTA